One Hordeum vulgare subsp. vulgare chromosome 4H, MorexV3_pseudomolecules_assembly, whole genome shotgun sequence DNA window includes the following coding sequences:
- the LOC123446613 gene encoding CD99 antigen-like, giving the protein MRTHPLPHKDTRSLAHVSPGRPAGACFHARDAMDGQDRGGQGQGQRRKPDGNRNPKRGSIIKTIISDLTGGGGGPATSGSGGGGGGGGGGDDDTGNGNGS; this is encoded by the coding sequence ATGCGCACGCACCCACTCCCACACAAAGACACTCGTTCACTCGCCCACGTTTCTCCGGGTCGGCCGGCCGGGGCTTGCTTCCACGCGCGCGACGCCATGGACGGGCAGGATCGTGGCGGCCAGGGCCAGGGCCAGAGGAGGAAGCCCGACGGGAACCGGAACCCCAAGCGAGGCAGCATCATCAAGACGATCATCTCCGACttgaccggcggcggcggcggccccgCGACttccggcagcggcggcggcggcggcggcggcgggggtggggacgacgacaccggcaacggcaacggctccTAG